From a region of the Oryza sativa Japonica Group chromosome 6, ASM3414082v1 genome:
- the LOC4340173 gene encoding E3 ubiquitin-protein ligase GW2, translating into MGNQVGGRRRRRPAVEERYTRPQGLYPHPDIDLKKLRRLIVEAKLAPCFPGSDDPRADLEECPICFLFYPSLNRSKCCAKGICTECFLQMRTPTSCRPTQCPYCKMASYAVEYRGVKTKEEKGTEQIEEQRVIEAQIRMRQQELQDDAERMKKKQAAALTDVVTTAQVEHCDTGGASTTVKSSGQGSDMLSSQVQHAELLLKTSERLKQMRNNNFDMDPDEVMLVEALWLSLQDQEASGNPTCGNTVSSVHPPRSFEGSMTIPAEAASSSSAFACAVAALAEQQQMYGEASSTATCHTSRCDILSRSDRSFTEDLSINGSGSSGARSEEPSSNKMHQTREGMEYSNERWSEMAEASSSFTGSDLTTEAGAANSGGSDTGAGSIPDSFEEQMMLAMALSLADARAKASSPGLTWR; encoded by the exons aTGGGGAATCaggtgggagggaggaggaggcggaggccggcggtggaggagaggTACACGAGGCCGCAGGGGCTGTACCCGCACCCGGACATCGACCTCAAGAAGCTGCGCCGCCTCATCGTCGAGGCCAAGCTCGCCCCCTGCTTCCCCGGCTCCGACGACCCCCGCGCCGACCTCGAGGAGTGTCCCATCTGCTTCCTG TTCTACCCCAGCCTCAACCGGTCCAAGTGCTGCGCCAAGGGAATCTGCACGG AGTGTTTTCTCCAGATGAGGACGCCCACCTCGTGCCGGCCGACGCA GTGCCCTTACTGCAAAATGGCGAGTTACGCGGTTGAGTACCGCGGTGTCAAGACGAAGGAGGAAAAGGGCACTGAGCAGATT GAGGAGCAGAGGGTGATCGAGGCGCAGATCCGGATGCGGCAGCAGGAGCTCCAGGACGATGCTGAGCGGATGAAGAAGAAGCAGGCTGCTGCTTTGACCGATGTGGTAACAACTGCACAAGTAGAACATTGTGATACTGGTGGCGCATCCACCACAG TCAAAAGCAGTGGGCAAGGCAGTGATATGCTCTCATCTCAAGTGCAGCATGCGGAGTTACTGCTGAAGACTTCTGAACGCTTAAAGCAGATGCG GAATAATAATTTTGACATGGATCCTGACGAAGTTATGCTTGTTGAAGCACTTTGGCTTTCTCTGCAG GATCAGGAAGCCTCGGGAAATCCAACCTGTGGTAACACAGTCTCATCAGTACATCCTCCGAGAAGCTTTGAAGGTTCCATGACAATTCCAGCTGAAGCAGCTTCTTCCAGTAGTGCATTTGCTTGTGCAGTCGCAGCTTTAGCCGAGCAACAGCAGATGTATGGAGAAGCTTCTAGCACCGCTACTTGCCACACGTCAAGATGTGACATTCTCAGCAGGTCAGACAGATCTTTTACAGAGGATCTGAGCATAAACGGGAGTGGTTCCTCAGGCGCTAGGTCTGAGGAACCATCGAGCAACAAAATGCACCAAACAAGGGAGGGTATGGAGTATTCTAATGAGCGGTGGTCAGAGATGGCCGAGGCCAGTAGCAGCTTTACCGGCTCTGATCTTACAACAGAGGCTGGAGCTGCCAATTCAGGTGGATCCGACACTGGTGCTGGCAGTATTCCTGATAGTTTCGAAGAACAGATGATGCTGGCCATGGCTCTTTCGTTGGCTGATGCTCGGGCCAAGGCTAGTTCTCCAGGGCTAACTTGGCGGTAG